The Seleniivibrio woodruffii genome window below encodes:
- the fdxB gene encoding ferredoxin III, nif-specific, with the protein MAFITGIRKNGKEWTPKFIFELSKESCIACGRCFKACAYACLALEEYEDDDGEKTYMSIVDDGACIGCEACAKACPKSCFTHAPVEA; encoded by the coding sequence ATGGCATTCATTACGGGAATCAGAAAGAACGGAAAAGAGTGGACTCCCAAGTTCATATTCGAACTGAGCAAAGAGTCCTGCATTGCCTGCGGACGCTGTTTCAAAGCGTGTGCATACGCCTGCCTCGCACTTGAGGAATACGAAGACGATGACGGTGAAAAAACCTACATGTCTATAGTGGATGACGGCGCATGCATAGGCTGTGAGGCCTGCGCAAAAGCCTGCCCCAAAAGCTGCTTCACACACGCTCCTGTTGAAGCGTGA
- a CDS encoding nitrogen fixation protein NifZ, producing MELKYNQKVRVTKMIRDDGTCAGCKRGTPVAFEGMEGFICDITEFHFEPVYVVHFLETNQKLGFRGKELEIIEDYDEEEGRWIVLDKKTA from the coding sequence ATGGAACTGAAATATAACCAGAAGGTCAGAGTGACCAAAATGATAAGAGACGACGGAACCTGTGCGGGATGCAAAAGAGGCACCCCCGTGGCTTTCGAGGGGATGGAAGGATTCATCTGCGACATTACGGAGTTCCACTTCGAACCGGTTTACGTTGTCCATTTCCTTGAGACCAACCAGAAGCTGGGATTCCGCGGCAAAGAGCTTGAGATCATCGAGGACTATGACGAGGAAGAGGGCAGGTGGATAGTTCTGGATAAAAAGACTGCGTGA
- a CDS encoding NAD(+)--dinitrogen-reductase ADP-D-ribosyltransferase codes for MGVEKQKSSISRLKDLKRFYHYSNLINIPTYMFVSNEYNLNVLPITISGVWEYYGEIFRAIQKADSIENACGVFTNAMDTLFSLSEKHNGKKMGSYTRLLKGWLFDSNSIEGAVMKGWVESRFGITPFYHKNIIPDVNSEEYYEYMVEKMDSKHNKNLIFHQLDLLYTYTQCILKTFYADKLPKLTLYRGVNDLSEHLVVKEYDKTRLCIEQNSLVSFTSDRDIASQFGDYILTSEIPFTKIVFFSEVLPSLSFVGEKEYLVLGGRYDTVVTYY; via the coding sequence ATGGGCGTTGAAAAACAAAAAAGCAGCATATCGAGGCTTAAAGATCTCAAGAGGTTCTATCACTACTCCAACCTCATCAATATCCCTACCTATATGTTTGTCAGCAATGAATATAATCTGAACGTTCTGCCCATAACCATAAGCGGGGTGTGGGAGTATTACGGCGAGATATTCAGGGCGATCCAGAAAGCCGACAGCATCGAAAACGCCTGCGGAGTCTTCACAAACGCAATGGACACCCTCTTCTCCCTTTCCGAAAAGCACAACGGCAAAAAGATGGGAAGCTATACCAGACTTCTGAAAGGCTGGCTTTTCGACTCCAACAGCATCGAGGGAGCCGTTATGAAGGGTTGGGTTGAAAGCAGATTCGGAATCACGCCTTTTTATCACAAAAACATTATTCCGGACGTCAACAGCGAGGAATATTACGAATACATGGTCGAAAAGATGGACAGCAAACACAACAAAAACCTTATCTTCCATCAGCTCGATCTCCTCTACACCTATACTCAGTGTATTCTGAAGACTTTCTATGCGGACAAACTGCCAAAACTGACTCTTTACAGAGGAGTTAACGATCTTTCAGAACACCTTGTCGTAAAGGAATATGACAAGACAAGACTCTGCATCGAACAGAATTCACTTGTGTCGTTCACATCCGACAGGGACATCGCATCCCAGTTCGGCGACTATATACTTACCTCGGAGATCCCCTTCACAAAGATAGTTTTCTTCTCGGAGGTTCTGCCCTCTTTAAGCTTCGTCGGCGAAAAAGAATACCTTGTCCTTGGAGGACGCTACGATACAGTTGTTACCTATTATTAA
- the draG gene encoding ADP-ribosyl-[dinitrogen reductase] hydrolase — protein MKNELLRRALGSYLGFAVGDALGATTEFMNPREIKEEYGVHNRIIGGGWLRLKAGRVTDDTEMSLALGSSIIEQKGFLLTSVADHFVKWMKSKPVDIGSTVRRGLRDYVTMGRTEAPYSDQSAGNGAAMRNLPVVLYCFKDWDRFEYMSIRQGRITHNNEHSDRITLVFGEMVRELFISGDKLKALEIGNRLVRENPKYSYSNYKGEATGYVIDTFKTVMHFFAEGDSFEQILTGTVNQGGDADTNGALAGMLAGALYGVNNIPSKWLRKLETKVVDSVSEQTGRLLNLEVRVHDAISNG, from the coding sequence ATGAAAAATGAGCTTCTGCGGAGGGCTTTGGGGAGCTATCTGGGGTTTGCGGTGGGCGATGCGCTGGGGGCGACGACTGAGTTTATGAACCCCAGAGAGATAAAAGAGGAATACGGAGTGCACAACAGGATAATCGGCGGCGGCTGGCTCAGGCTCAAGGCGGGCAGAGTCACCGATGACACCGAGATGAGCCTTGCGCTGGGCAGCAGCATCATTGAGCAGAAGGGTTTTCTGCTGACATCCGTTGCTGATCATTTTGTTAAATGGATGAAATCCAAACCTGTGGACATCGGTTCAACAGTCCGCAGGGGACTGAGAGACTACGTTACTATGGGCAGAACCGAAGCTCCGTACTCCGATCAGTCTGCGGGCAACGGAGCCGCAATGCGCAACCTTCCTGTGGTGCTCTATTGTTTTAAGGACTGGGACAGATTCGAATATATGTCTATACGGCAGGGGCGGATAACCCACAACAACGAGCACTCGGACAGGATCACCCTTGTGTTCGGCGAAATGGTGCGTGAGCTTTTCATATCAGGCGACAAGCTGAAAGCACTAGAGATAGGCAACAGGCTGGTTCGTGAGAATCCGAAGTATTCATATTCAAATTATAAAGGCGAGGCCACAGGCTACGTTATAGATACTTTTAAGACGGTGATGCATTTTTTTGCAGAGGGCGACAGTTTTGAGCAGATACTGACGGGAACCGTCAATCAGGGCGGCGATGCGGACACCAACGGCGCACTGGCGGGAATGCTGGCAGGCGCACTTTACGGTGTTAATAATATTCCTTCCAAATGGCTTAGAAAACTGGAGACAAAGGTTGTGGACTCTGTCAGCGAACAGACGGGACGGCTTTTGAATCTGGAAGTGAGGGTGCATGATGCAATTTCAAACGGGTGA
- a CDS encoding ADP-ribose-binding protein gives MMQFQTGDLLDYVGKAPLVITTNGTVRKNGKANLGSGNAKQVGDVLPWLDAKLGYLLDQFGNHVHHLDSMVVSFPVEHSWQERADIGLIKRSAIELVMLVDQIGWGQVYMPLPGCGKGGLRPSDVIAVLAPLLNDRFIVLNKRG, from the coding sequence ATGATGCAATTTCAAACGGGTGATCTTCTTGATTATGTGGGGAAAGCTCCTCTGGTGATAACCACCAACGGAACTGTGCGGAAAAACGGTAAGGCTAATCTGGGTTCGGGAAATGCGAAACAGGTGGGCGATGTTCTGCCGTGGCTTGATGCGAAACTGGGCTATCTGCTGGATCAGTTCGGAAACCATGTGCACCATCTGGACAGCATGGTTGTCAGCTTTCCCGTTGAACACAGCTGGCAGGAGAGGGCAGACATAGGGCTTATAAAGCGTTCGGCCATAGAGCTTGTCATGCTGGTTGACCAGATAGGCTGGGGACAGGTTTATATGCCTCTTCCGGGATGCGGAAAAGGGGGCTTGCGGCCGTCTGATGTGATAGCGGTGCTTGCGCCTCTGCTGAACGACAGATTTATAGTGCTCAATAAAAGGGGCTGA
- the nifH gene encoding nitrogenase iron protein, translating to MALRQIAFYGKGGIGKSTTSQNTLAAMAEMGKKIMIVGCDPKADSTRLILHAKAQATIMELAAEVGSVEDLELDDVLKTGFLDIRCVEAGGPEPGVGCAGRGVITAINFLEEEGAYEEDLDFVSYDVLGDVVCGGFAMPIREGKAQEIYIVTSGEMMAMYAANNISKGILKYANSGGVRLGGLICNERQTDREDELITALATKINTQMIHFVPRNNIVQHAELRRMTCVEYDPNCSQSNEYRTLATKIINNKMLNIPTPVSMQELEDLLMEFGIIKEEDESIVGQKKVS from the coding sequence ATGGCTCTCAGACAAATTGCATTCTACGGAAAAGGCGGTATAGGCAAATCCACAACTTCTCAGAACACTCTGGCAGCAATGGCAGAGATGGGCAAAAAGATAATGATCGTGGGCTGCGACCCTAAGGCAGATTCCACTCGTCTTATCCTCCATGCCAAAGCACAGGCAACAATCATGGAACTGGCTGCTGAAGTCGGCTCTGTTGAAGACCTTGAACTGGACGACGTTCTTAAAACAGGATTTCTTGACATCCGCTGCGTTGAGGCCGGCGGCCCCGAACCCGGTGTAGGCTGTGCGGGACGCGGAGTTATCACTGCTATCAACTTCCTCGAGGAAGAGGGTGCATATGAAGAAGATCTCGACTTCGTTTCATATGACGTTCTCGGCGACGTTGTGTGCGGCGGTTTCGCAATGCCCATTCGTGAAGGAAAAGCTCAGGAGATCTACATTGTTACATCCGGCGAGATGATGGCAATGTATGCGGCGAACAACATCTCTAAAGGTATCCTTAAATATGCCAACTCCGGCGGCGTTCGTCTTGGCGGTCTCATCTGCAACGAAAGACAGACCGACAGAGAGGATGAACTGATCACAGCTCTGGCAACAAAGATCAACACTCAGATGATCCACTTTGTTCCCAGAAACAACATAGTTCAGCATGCAGAGCTTCGCAGAATGACTTGCGTTGAGTATGACCCCAACTGCTCACAGTCAAACGAATACAGAACTCTGGCAACCAAGATCATCAACAACAAAATGCTTAACATCCCCACTCCCGTTTCCATGCAGGAACTGGAAGACCTCCTTATGGAGTTCGGAATCATCAAGGAAGAGGACGAGAGCATCGTTGGTCAGAAAAAGGTTTCCTAA
- the nifD gene encoding nitrogenase molybdenum-iron protein alpha chain: MSNKNVHEHGVEVMEDILNGYNDATAKDRKKKIEVVKAEDVKCGINANRKIRPGVMSMRGCAYAGAKGVVFGPIKDMIHISHGPVGCGQYSWSARRNFANGVPGVSNFVTMQITSDFQEKDIVFGGDKMLTNLIHEADKLFPLNKGVSVLSECPIGLIGDDIEAVSRATSKDIGKPVIPCRCEGFRGVSQSLGHHIANDSLRDWIYEKDVQGVEVEDSPYNVALLADYNIGGDAWSSRKILEEMGLNVICQSTGDSTVSEIANMTKAKVILLHCYRSMNYIARYVEEKHQIPWVEFNFFGPTQIVKSMRKIASHFDETIQAKTEKIIAEKYQPQFDEILKRFKPRVEGRSCMLFVGGLRPRHIIPAFRDLGIDVVITGYEFAHNDDYARTLEYVENTTFIVDDMNEYEMEKLLENFRPDIVGSGIKEKYSTQKQGIPFRQMHSWDYSGPYHGVDGFKVFARDIDMAINGAVWKHITPPWKK, encoded by the coding sequence ATGTCTAATAAAAATGTGCATGAACACGGCGTTGAAGTTATGGAGGATATCCTTAACGGATACAACGACGCAACAGCGAAAGACAGGAAAAAGAAAATAGAGGTTGTTAAGGCCGAAGACGTTAAATGCGGCATTAACGCCAACAGAAAGATACGCCCCGGCGTAATGTCCATGAGAGGATGCGCCTATGCGGGAGCGAAAGGTGTGGTTTTCGGACCCATCAAGGATATGATCCACATCAGCCACGGTCCCGTAGGATGCGGCCAGTATTCATGGTCTGCCAGACGTAACTTTGCAAACGGCGTTCCCGGCGTAAGCAACTTTGTTACAATGCAGATCACATCAGACTTTCAGGAGAAGGACATCGTTTTCGGCGGCGACAAGATGCTGACAAACCTCATCCACGAGGCTGACAAGCTGTTTCCCCTTAACAAAGGTGTGTCCGTCCTCTCCGAGTGCCCCATCGGTCTCATCGGCGATGACATCGAGGCGGTTTCCAGAGCCACTTCAAAAGATATCGGCAAACCCGTTATCCCCTGCCGCTGCGAGGGTTTCCGCGGTGTTTCCCAGTCTCTGGGTCACCACATCGCAAACGACTCACTGCGTGACTGGATATACGAAAAGGACGTTCAGGGCGTAGAGGTTGAAGACAGCCCCTACAACGTTGCGCTCCTTGCCGACTACAACATCGGCGGCGACGCATGGAGCTCCAGAAAAATTCTTGAGGAGATGGGACTCAACGTTATCTGCCAGTCGACAGGCGACTCAACCGTAAGCGAGATCGCCAACATGACCAAGGCGAAAGTGATCCTGCTCCACTGCTACCGTTCAATGAACTACATTGCAAGGTATGTTGAAGAGAAGCACCAGATCCCGTGGGTTGAGTTCAACTTCTTCGGACCCACTCAGATCGTTAAGAGTATGAGAAAAATAGCTTCTCATTTTGATGAAACAATTCAGGCCAAGACTGAAAAGATAATCGCTGAAAAATATCAGCCTCAGTTCGACGAGATACTGAAAAGGTTCAAACCCAGAGTTGAAGGCAGAAGCTGTATGCTGTTTGTCGGCGGTCTTCGCCCCAGACACATCATCCCCGCTTTCCGTGACCTCGGTATAGACGTTGTTATCACAGGATATGAGTTCGCTCACAACGACGACTACGCAAGAACCCTTGAATATGTGGAGAATACAACCTTTATCGTTGACGACATGAACGAATACGAGATGGAAAAACTCCTTGAGAACTTCCGCCCCGACATAGTGGGTTCCGGTATCAAAGAGAAATACTCCACACAGAAACAGGGTATCCCCTTCCGTCAGATGCACTCATGGGATTACTCAGGCCCCTACCACGGCGTGGACGGCTTCAAAGTATTCGCAAGAGACATCGACATGGCCATCAACGGAGCGGTCTGGAAACACATCACTCCCCCCTGGAAGAAGTAG